One region of Jatrophihabitans cynanchi genomic DNA includes:
- a CDS encoding DUF488 domain-containing protein, whose protein sequence is MRHTRGVDVRVKRIYDDPVPDDGRRVLVDRVWPRGVSKERAALDLWCKDVAPSTELRKWYGHDPDKQKEFAARYRAELAAQPAAGALADLRATHGPLTLLTATHELGLSQAQVLADTLNG, encoded by the coding sequence ATGCGGCACACTCGAGGTGTGGACGTGCGGGTGAAGCGGATCTATGACGACCCGGTGCCGGACGACGGGCGGCGGGTGCTCGTCGACCGGGTCTGGCCGCGTGGTGTCTCCAAGGAACGCGCCGCCCTGGACCTGTGGTGCAAGGACGTCGCCCCGTCGACCGAACTGCGCAAGTGGTACGGCCACGACCCGGACAAGCAGAAGGAGTTCGCGGCTCGCTATCGAGCCGAGCTCGCCGCGCAACCGGCCGCCGGCGCCCTCGCCGACCTCCGCGCCACGCACGGCCCGCTGACCCTGCTGACGGCGACGCACGAGCTGGGGCTGTCCCAGGCACAGGTGCTGGCGGACACGCTGAACGGGTAG
- a CDS encoding AMP-binding protein, producing MLATSYSNGVSSLPLLGETIDANLRRAVATHPDREAVVDRATARRLTYHQLDEAVDELARGLMARGVGAGDRVGIWAPNCLQWFLVQYATARIGAILVNINPAYRTHELEYVLRQAEIGTLISAEQFKTSDYRAMIEQVRGGLPALREVVYTDGPTWTALLADAAGVSSAQVAERSAGLSFDDPINIQYTSGTTGFPKGATLSHHNILNNGFFVGEGMRYTHEDRICVPVPFYHCFGMVMGNLAATSHGACVVIPAPGFDPAASLEAVQDERCTSLYGVPTMFIAELGLPDFADYDLSSLRTGCMAGSPCPVEVMKRVINEMHMAEVTIAYGMTETSPVSTQTGADDELDRRVATVGRVHPHVEVQVVDPETDLPVPVGTPGELCTRGYSVMIGYWNEPEKTADVLRRGWMHTGDLATMDADGYLNIVGRIKDMVIRGGENIYPREVEEFLYTHPDVVDAQVIGVPDERFGEELMAWIRLREGAEPLTAEALREFCTGKLAHYKIPRYVHLVDAFPMTVTGKVRKVQMREESIALLS from the coding sequence ATGCTGGCGACCTCCTACTCCAACGGCGTCTCGAGCCTCCCGCTGCTCGGGGAGACGATCGATGCCAACCTGCGGCGAGCTGTGGCGACGCATCCGGACCGCGAGGCCGTCGTCGATCGCGCCACCGCACGCCGCCTCACCTATCACCAGCTGGACGAGGCGGTCGACGAGCTCGCCCGCGGGCTGATGGCGCGCGGCGTCGGCGCCGGCGACCGGGTGGGGATCTGGGCGCCGAACTGCCTGCAGTGGTTCCTCGTCCAGTACGCGACCGCGCGGATCGGCGCGATCCTGGTGAACATCAACCCGGCCTACCGCACGCACGAACTCGAGTACGTGCTCCGCCAGGCCGAGATCGGGACGCTGATCTCGGCGGAGCAGTTCAAGACCAGCGACTACCGAGCGATGATCGAGCAGGTCCGCGGTGGGCTGCCGGCCCTGCGCGAGGTCGTGTACACCGACGGCCCGACCTGGACGGCGCTGCTCGCCGATGCAGCGGGTGTCAGCAGCGCGCAGGTCGCCGAGCGGTCGGCCGGCCTCTCGTTCGACGACCCGATCAACATCCAGTACACCTCAGGCACCACGGGCTTCCCGAAGGGCGCCACGCTCAGCCATCACAACATCCTCAACAACGGCTTCTTCGTCGGCGAGGGCATGCGGTACACCCACGAGGACCGGATCTGCGTGCCGGTGCCCTTCTACCACTGCTTCGGGATGGTGATGGGTAATCTCGCGGCCACCAGCCACGGCGCCTGCGTGGTGATCCCTGCGCCCGGCTTCGACCCGGCCGCGTCGCTGGAGGCAGTGCAGGACGAGCGGTGCACCTCGCTCTACGGGGTGCCCACCATGTTCATCGCCGAACTCGGCCTGCCGGACTTCGCCGACTACGACCTCAGCTCGCTGCGAACCGGCTGCATGGCCGGTTCCCCGTGCCCGGTCGAGGTGATGAAGCGGGTCATCAACGAGATGCACATGGCCGAGGTGACCATCGCCTACGGGATGACCGAGACGTCACCGGTGTCCACCCAGACCGGGGCCGACGACGAGCTGGATCGCCGCGTCGCGACGGTGGGGCGCGTGCACCCGCACGTCGAGGTGCAGGTGGTCGATCCGGAGACCGACCTGCCGGTCCCGGTCGGCACGCCGGGGGAGCTGTGCACCCGCGGCTACTCGGTGATGATCGGCTACTGGAACGAGCCGGAGAAGACGGCGGACGTGCTGCGCCGGGGGTGGATGCACACCGGCGACCTGGCGACGATGGACGCCGACGGCTACCTGAACATCGTGGGCCGGATCAAGGACATGGTGATCCGCGGCGGCGAGAACATCTACCCGCGCGAGGTCGAGGAGTTCCTGTACACCCACCCGGATGTCGTGGACGCGCAGGTGATCGGCGTCCCGGACGAGAGGTTCGGCGAGGAGCTGATGGCCTGGATCCGGCTGCGCGAGGGAGCCGAGCCGCTCACGGCCGAGGCGCTGCGCGAGTTCTGCACGGGCAAGCTGGCCCACTACAAGATCCCGCGCTACGTGCACCTGGTGGACGCCTTCCCGATGACGGTCACCGGCAAGGTGCGCAAGGTGCAGATGCGCGAGGAGTCGATCGCCCTGCTGTCCTGA
- a CDS encoding BldC family transcriptional regulator — protein MTTPRHRPESEPLLTPSEVATLFRVDPKTVTRWAKAGKLTSIRTLGGHRRYRESEVRALLEGNTQATVDA, from the coding sequence ATGACGACTCCTCGTCACCGCCCTGAGTCCGAGCCGCTGCTCACCCCGTCCGAGGTCGCGACGCTGTTCCGCGTCGACCCGAAGACGGTCACCAGGTGGGCCAAGGCCGGCAAGCTGACCTCGATCCGCACGCTGGGCGGCCACCGCCGCTACCGCGAGTCCGAGGTCCGCGCGCTGCTGGAGGGCAACACCCAGGCAACGGTCGACGCCTGA
- a CDS encoding DUF3073 family protein, producing MARELKYNSHHTDLDALQRELGGSPSYPADTAEYEDEDEDDRGDWVRAGH from the coding sequence GTGGCTCGGGAGCTGAAGTACAACTCCCATCACACCGATCTGGACGCGCTCCAGCGCGAGCTGGGCGGCTCGCCGTCCTATCCGGCGGACACTGCCGAGTACGAGGACGAGGACGAGGACGATCGCGGCGACTGGGTCCGGGCCGGGCACTGA
- the purM gene encoding phosphoribosylformylglycinamidine cyclo-ligase: MTSYQDAGVDIAAGDRAVELMKAQVARTARPGVRGGLGGFAGLFDLDLARYPCPVLASSTDGVGTKIAIARATGRHETIGIDLVAMVVDDLVVVGAEPLFLSDYIATGKVVPGQIAQLVAGIAQGCVLAGCALIGGETAEHPGLMAPDEYDVSGTGVGVVNADAILGPERVGAGDVLIGLGSSGLHSNGYSLVRHVLLEQGGLDLAATPDLLDGRTLADELLTPTRIYALDCLALAEQAGAHAFAHITGGGLAGNLVRVLPPHLDAIVDRSTWAPQPVFELIARTGNVSREQLELTFNLGVGMVAVVPAERAGDCLAVAAGRGVPAWRLGEVRPGSGRVELAGDYAGPGATWG; encoded by the coding sequence ATGACCAGCTACCAGGACGCCGGGGTCGACATCGCCGCCGGTGATCGCGCCGTCGAGCTGATGAAGGCGCAGGTCGCCCGCACCGCGCGCCCGGGCGTGCGCGGTGGCCTCGGCGGCTTCGCGGGGCTGTTCGACCTCGACCTGGCCAGGTACCCGTGCCCGGTACTGGCCAGCTCGACGGACGGGGTCGGCACCAAGATCGCGATCGCGCGGGCGACCGGGCGTCACGAGACGATCGGCATCGACCTGGTGGCGATGGTCGTCGACGACCTGGTCGTGGTCGGCGCCGAGCCGCTGTTCCTGTCCGACTACATCGCCACCGGCAAGGTGGTGCCGGGGCAGATCGCGCAGCTCGTCGCCGGGATCGCACAGGGCTGTGTCCTGGCCGGCTGCGCGCTGATCGGCGGCGAGACGGCCGAGCACCCCGGGCTGATGGCCCCGGACGAGTACGACGTGTCCGGCACCGGTGTCGGGGTCGTGAACGCCGACGCGATCCTGGGCCCGGAACGGGTCGGCGCAGGAGACGTCCTGATCGGCCTCGGCTCCTCCGGCCTGCACTCCAACGGGTACTCACTGGTGCGGCACGTGCTGCTCGAGCAGGGCGGGCTGGACCTGGCGGCGACGCCGGACCTGCTGGACGGCCGGACGCTTGCCGACGAACTGCTCACGCCGACCCGGATCTACGCGCTGGACTGCCTCGCGCTCGCCGAGCAGGCAGGTGCCCACGCCTTCGCCCACATCACCGGCGGCGGGCTGGCCGGCAACCTGGTGCGGGTGCTGCCGCCGCACCTGGACGCGATCGTCGATCGCTCCACCTGGGCGCCGCAGCCGGTGTTCGAGCTGATCGCGCGCACCGGCAACGTCTCGCGCGAACAGCTCGAGCTCACGTTCAACCTGGGCGTGGGCATGGTCGCCGTCGTTCCTGCCGAGCGTGCGGGCGACTGCCTCGCCGTCGCCGCCGGGCGCGGCGTACCCGCCTGGCGGCTGGGTGAGGTCCGGCCCGGGTCGGGGCGGGTCGAGCTGGCCGGCGACTACGCCGGGCCGGGCGCGACCTGGGGCTGA
- the purF gene encoding amidophosphoribosyltransferase, which translates to MAGPRGDGRLTHDLLAGDKGPQDACGVFGVWAPGEQVSKLTYFGLYALQHRGQEAAGIAVSDGSSMLVYKDLGLVSQVFDEATLATLQGHLAIGHTRYSTTGSTTWENAQPSFRTTTAGTGLALGHNGNLVNTAELFAAARAEGVLGGGQGATTDSDLLTALLAASPDVSVEQAAMDVLPRLRGAFSLVFMDENTLYAARDPQGVRPLVLGRLERGWVVTSETAALDIVGASFVREIEPGELIAIDEDGLRSQSYAAPAPKGCLFEYVYLARPDTTIAGRSVHSTRVEVGRRLAGECPVEADLVIPVPESGTPAAIGFAEASGIPYGLGLVKNSYVGRTFIQPSQTIRQLGIRLKLNPLRDVIRGKRLVVVDDSIVRGNTQRALVRMLREAGALEVHVRISSPPVKWPCFYGIDFASKAELIASGLDTEGIRASIGADSLGYVSLDGLIAASEQPRTRLCRACFDGEYPIPLPDVVGKHVLEGIERSVAGREPEHASGYLAEDALTRP; encoded by the coding sequence GTGGCGGGACCCCGGGGCGACGGCAGACTGACGCACGATCTGCTCGCCGGCGACAAGGGACCCCAGGACGCCTGCGGCGTCTTCGGTGTCTGGGCGCCGGGCGAACAGGTCTCGAAGCTGACCTATTTCGGCCTGTACGCGCTGCAGCACCGCGGCCAGGAGGCGGCCGGCATCGCCGTCAGCGACGGCAGCTCGATGCTGGTCTACAAGGATCTGGGCCTGGTCAGCCAGGTCTTCGACGAGGCGACCCTGGCGACCTTGCAGGGGCACCTCGCGATCGGGCACACCCGGTACTCGACCACCGGGTCCACCACCTGGGAGAACGCGCAGCCGAGCTTCCGGACCACCACGGCAGGCACCGGCCTCGCGCTCGGGCACAACGGGAACCTGGTCAACACCGCCGAACTGTTCGCCGCCGCCCGCGCCGAGGGCGTGCTCGGCGGCGGCCAGGGGGCGACCACCGATTCGGACCTGCTCACCGCGCTGCTCGCCGCGAGCCCGGACGTGTCGGTGGAGCAGGCCGCCATGGACGTCCTGCCGCGGCTGCGCGGCGCGTTCTCGCTGGTGTTCATGGACGAGAACACCCTGTACGCCGCACGCGACCCGCAGGGCGTGCGCCCGCTCGTGCTGGGCCGGCTCGAGCGGGGCTGGGTGGTGACGTCCGAGACCGCCGCCCTGGACATCGTCGGGGCCAGCTTCGTGCGCGAGATCGAGCCGGGCGAGCTGATCGCGATCGACGAGGACGGCCTGCGCAGCCAGAGCTACGCCGCGCCCGCGCCGAAGGGCTGCCTGTTCGAGTACGTCTACCTGGCCCGTCCGGACACGACGATCGCCGGCCGCAGCGTGCACTCCACCCGGGTCGAGGTCGGCCGGCGGCTGGCGGGTGAGTGCCCGGTCGAGGCCGATCTGGTGATCCCGGTCCCGGAGTCCGGGACGCCGGCCGCGATCGGCTTCGCCGAGGCGTCGGGGATCCCGTACGGCCTCGGCCTGGTGAAGAACTCCTACGTAGGGCGGACGTTCATCCAGCCCTCCCAGACGATCCGCCAGCTGGGCATCCGGCTCAAGCTGAACCCGCTGCGGGACGTGATCCGGGGCAAGCGGCTGGTCGTGGTCGACGATTCGATCGTGCGCGGCAACACCCAGCGTGCCCTGGTGCGGATGCTGCGCGAGGCGGGGGCGTTGGAGGTGCACGTGCGCATCTCCAGCCCGCCGGTGAAGTGGCCCTGCTTCTACGGAATCGACTTCGCGTCGAAGGCCGAGTTGATCGCGAGCGGGCTGGACACCGAGGGCATCCGTGCCTCGATCGGCGCGGACTCGCTCGGCTACGTGTCCCTGGACGGGCTGATCGCGGCCAGCGAGCAGCCCAGGACGCGGCTGTGCCGCGCGTGCTTCGACGGCGAGTACCCGATCCCGCTGCCCGACGTGGTCGGCAAGCACGTGCTGGAGGGCATCGAGCGGTCGGTAGCCGGGCGCGAGCCCGAGCATGCCTCCGGCTACCTGGCCGAAGACGCCCTGACCCGCCCGTGA
- a CDS encoding COG4280 domain-containing protein gives MGEVLLVLAVFAACAVESVEALTIVLAVGLTRGWRSAVQGTLVALVVLGALVAALGPALRVVPLDALRLVVGGLLLVFGLGWLRKAILRASGLKALHDEDAIFARERAAAAAANSRSRASVPDWYAFTLSFKGVLLEGLEVVFIVLTFGANQGHIDLAVIGAAAAVVSVAAAGFAVRGPLARVPENTLKFGVGVMLTGFGLFWGAEGAGAHWPGNDAALPVVLVCVLAGALGAVAALRSDQPERERIAA, from the coding sequence ATGGGTGAAGTCCTGCTGGTCCTCGCGGTGTTCGCCGCGTGCGCTGTCGAATCGGTCGAGGCGCTGACGATCGTGCTCGCCGTCGGGCTGACCCGCGGGTGGCGCTCAGCCGTCCAGGGCACGCTCGTGGCGCTGGTCGTGCTGGGTGCGCTGGTGGCCGCGCTGGGGCCCGCGCTGCGGGTCGTCCCGCTGGACGCGCTGCGGCTGGTGGTGGGCGGGCTGCTGCTGGTGTTCGGGCTGGGGTGGCTGCGCAAGGCGATCCTGCGCGCGTCCGGTCTGAAGGCGCTGCACGACGAGGACGCGATCTTCGCGCGGGAGCGTGCGGCCGCGGCGGCCGCGAACAGCCGTTCTCGGGCTTCGGTACCGGACTGGTACGCCTTCACGCTGTCCTTCAAGGGAGTGCTGCTCGAGGGGCTCGAGGTGGTGTTCATCGTCCTGACGTTCGGGGCCAACCAGGGCCACATCGACCTGGCCGTCATCGGTGCGGCGGCCGCCGTGGTTTCGGTGGCCGCGGCCGGCTTCGCGGTTCGCGGCCCGCTCGCCCGGGTGCCGGAGAACACGCTCAAGTTCGGCGTCGGCGTGATGCTCACCGGTTTCGGGCTGTTCTGGGGTGCCGAGGGCGCCGGAGCACACTGGCCGGGCAACGACGCGGCGCTGCCGGTGGTGCTGGTGTGCGTGCTGGCCGGCGCGCTGGGTGCTGTCGCGGCGCTGCGCTCGGATCAGCCCGAGCGGGAGAGGATCGCAGCGTGA
- a CDS encoding maleylpyruvate isomerase family mycothiol-dependent enzyme translates to MAVSERLAAELAAYRAQCGALGAWLEQVPTESFAAPSVLPGWDVRTLIGHLAGSKDGLQSWLATRENRTPGPPIAVADYVQAYAPAAAQITEQTIAATGDSSPGELIARLREPVELEAIADGAVIAGPRGPITAVDFARTRVLDLVVHCDDVSRSLADRDPVPLLRAALASTTRTLAELLAAQAPGRSVEVRVPPFVAVQAVAGPRHTRGTPPNVVETDPLTWLRLATGRALFRDAVAAGAVRASGSRADLTAYLPVLS, encoded by the coding sequence GTGGCCGTGAGCGAGCGGCTCGCCGCGGAACTCGCGGCGTACCGGGCCCAGTGCGGCGCACTCGGGGCGTGGCTCGAGCAGGTGCCGACCGAGTCGTTCGCGGCTCCCTCGGTGTTGCCGGGTTGGGACGTTCGCACCCTGATCGGCCACCTGGCCGGCAGCAAGGACGGGCTGCAGAGCTGGCTGGCTACCCGCGAGAACCGCACGCCCGGGCCGCCGATCGCCGTGGCCGACTACGTGCAGGCGTACGCCCCGGCCGCCGCGCAGATCACCGAGCAGACCATCGCAGCCACCGGCGACAGCTCCCCGGGCGAGCTGATCGCCCGGCTGCGCGAACCGGTCGAGCTCGAGGCGATCGCGGACGGGGCCGTCATCGCCGGCCCGCGCGGGCCGATCACCGCCGTGGACTTCGCCCGGACCCGGGTGCTGGACCTGGTCGTGCACTGCGACGACGTCAGCCGCTCACTCGCCGATCGCGACCCGGTGCCGCTGTTGCGGGCCGCGCTGGCGTCCACCACCCGCACGCTGGCCGAGTTGCTGGCCGCGCAGGCGCCCGGCCGGTCCGTCGAGGTGCGGGTACCGCCGTTCGTCGCGGTCCAGGCCGTCGCCGGCCCGCGGCACACCCGCGGGACGCCGCCCAACGTGGTGGAGACCGACCCGCTCACCTGGCTGCGCCTGGCGACCGGCCGCGCGCTGTTTCGCGATGCGGTCGCTGCCGGTGCGGTCCGGGCCAGCGGCAGCCGCGCCGACCTGACTGCCTACCTGCCCGTGCTCAGCTGA
- the purL gene encoding phosphoribosylformylglycinamidine synthase subunit PurL yields MALDTVELAANTADQPQPYAELGLAEGEYRRIREILGRRPTSAELAIYSVMWSEHCSYKSSRVHLRQFAEKKPPEAADKPVLLVGMGENAGVVDIGDGWAVTFKIESHNHPSYVEPYQGAATGVGGIVRDILTMGARPIAVLDSLRFGRLDAPDTHRVLPGVVAGVGGYGNCLGLPNIGGEVYFDASYAGNPLVNALCVGAMRADGIKLAKADGPGNKVVLFGARTGGDGIGGASVLASATFDDAKPSKRPSVQVGDPFAEKVLIECCLEIFAADLVVGIQDLGAAGLSCATTELAAAGTGGMDVDLDLAPLRDPTLGPEEILMSESQERMMAVVTPQRLDAFLAVCAKWEVLATVIGTVTEVSAEEAARGGRLRMRWHGETIVDLPPRTAAHEGPQYNRPIERPLDQEAINAHDGHNLPRPRSAAQLRATVLRLAASPNLADKSWITDQYDRFVMGNTVLAQPEDAGMIRVDEVSGRGVAVSTDGNGRYTRLDPYAGAQLALAEAYRNVATTGARPLAVTNCLNFGSPEDPAVMWQFTEAVRGLADGCRVLGTPVTGGNVSFYNQTGNTAILPTPVIGVLGVIDDVARRTPQAFRSDGALIYLLGRTRDEFGGSEWAHVEHGFLGGFPPAVDLHHEMLLADILINASRDGLIDSAHDLAEGGLSQALVESCLRGSAGARIVLPEGADPFVALFSESTGRAIVSVPRSEQVRFTDMCTARGLPHTRIGVIDLLDGTLEVQGQFAIPVRELRAAWSGTLPSRFA; encoded by the coding sequence ATGGCGCTGGACACCGTCGAGCTCGCGGCCAACACGGCTGACCAGCCGCAGCCGTACGCCGAGCTCGGCCTGGCCGAGGGCGAGTACCGCCGCATCCGGGAGATTCTCGGCCGGCGTCCGACCAGCGCCGAGCTCGCGATCTACTCGGTGATGTGGAGCGAGCACTGCTCGTACAAGTCCTCGCGGGTGCACCTGAGGCAGTTCGCCGAGAAGAAGCCGCCGGAGGCCGCAGACAAGCCGGTGCTGCTCGTCGGCATGGGTGAGAACGCGGGCGTCGTCGACATCGGTGACGGCTGGGCGGTCACCTTCAAGATCGAATCACACAACCACCCGTCCTACGTCGAGCCCTACCAGGGCGCGGCGACCGGTGTCGGCGGGATCGTGCGGGACATCCTGACGATGGGTGCCCGGCCGATCGCCGTGCTGGACTCGTTGCGCTTCGGCCGGCTCGACGCGCCGGACACGCACCGGGTGCTGCCCGGCGTGGTGGCGGGTGTCGGGGGCTACGGCAACTGCCTGGGCCTGCCGAACATCGGCGGCGAGGTGTACTTCGACGCCTCCTACGCCGGGAACCCGCTGGTGAACGCGCTGTGCGTGGGCGCGATGCGAGCCGACGGCATCAAGCTGGCCAAGGCCGACGGGCCGGGCAACAAGGTGGTGCTGTTCGGCGCCCGCACCGGTGGCGACGGGATCGGTGGCGCGTCGGTGCTCGCGTCGGCGACGTTCGACGACGCGAAACCGTCCAAGCGTCCGAGCGTGCAGGTCGGTGACCCGTTCGCCGAGAAGGTGCTCATCGAGTGCTGCCTGGAGATCTTCGCCGCCGACCTGGTCGTCGGGATCCAGGATCTCGGCGCCGCCGGGCTGTCCTGCGCCACGACCGAGTTGGCCGCGGCCGGCACCGGCGGCATGGACGTGGACCTCGACCTGGCGCCGCTTCGCGACCCCACGCTGGGGCCGGAAGAGATCCTGATGAGCGAGTCGCAGGAACGCATGATGGCGGTGGTGACACCGCAGCGGCTGGACGCGTTCCTGGCGGTCTGCGCGAAGTGGGAGGTGCTGGCGACCGTCATCGGCACCGTCACCGAGGTTTCGGCGGAGGAGGCGGCGCGAGGTGGCCGGCTGCGGATGCGTTGGCACGGCGAGACGATCGTCGACCTCCCGCCGCGGACCGCCGCGCACGAGGGGCCGCAGTACAACCGGCCGATCGAGCGCCCGCTCGACCAGGAGGCGATCAACGCGCACGACGGGCACAACCTGCCCCGCCCGCGCAGCGCCGCCCAGCTGCGCGCGACCGTGCTGCGGCTGGCGGCCTCGCCGAACCTGGCGGACAAGTCCTGGATCACCGACCAGTACGACCGCTTCGTCATGGGCAACACGGTGCTTGCCCAGCCGGAGGACGCCGGGATGATCCGGGTCGACGAGGTGTCCGGCCGGGGCGTCGCGGTCTCCACCGACGGCAACGGCCGGTACACCCGGCTGGACCCGTACGCCGGCGCGCAACTCGCCCTGGCCGAGGCGTACCGCAACGTGGCAACCACCGGCGCCCGCCCGCTCGCCGTCACCAACTGTCTGAACTTCGGCTCGCCGGAGGACCCGGCGGTCATGTGGCAGTTCACCGAGGCGGTGCGCGGCCTCGCCGACGGCTGCCGGGTCCTGGGCACCCCGGTCACCGGGGGGAATGTCAGCTTCTACAACCAGACCGGGAACACCGCCATCTTGCCCACGCCGGTGATCGGCGTCCTCGGCGTGATCGACGACGTCGCCCGGCGCACTCCGCAGGCCTTCCGCAGCGACGGTGCCCTGATCTACCTGCTCGGCCGGACGCGGGACGAGTTCGGCGGTTCGGAGTGGGCGCACGTGGAACACGGCTTCCTCGGCGGCTTCCCGCCCGCGGTGGATCTGCACCACGAGATGCTGCTCGCCGACATCCTGATCAACGCCTCGCGCGACGGCCTGATCGACTCGGCGCACGACCTGGCCGAGGGCGGCCTCTCGCAGGCGCTCGTCGAGTCGTGCCTGCGCGGATCGGCCGGGGCGCGGATCGTGTTGCCCGAGGGCGCCGACCCGTTCGTCGCGCTGTTCAGCGAGTCGACCGGGCGGGCGATCGTCAGCGTGCCGCGCAGCGAGCAGGTGCGTTTCACCGACATGTGCACCGCCCGCGGGTTGCCGCACACGCGCATCGGCGTGATCGACCTGCTCGACGGCACGCTCGAGGTGCAGGGGCAGTTCGCCATCCCGGTGCGCGAACTGCGGGCGGCGTGGTCCGGAACGTTGCCCAGCCGCTTCGCATGA
- the purQ gene encoding phosphoribosylformylglycinamidine synthase subunit PurQ — MPVRVGVVSFPGSLDDRDAARAVRIAGAESVSLWHADPSLHDVDAVILPGGFSYGDYLRCGAIARFSPVMQTVVAAARDGLPVLGICNGFQVLCESHLLPGALIRNDHRKFVCKEQPLRIENVSTPWTSSYRMRQDIVVPLKNGEGGYIADERTLAELEANGRVVARYLGGNPNGSYHDIAGICNERGNVVGLMPHPEHAVEALTGPGTDGLGFFLGVAGVQEAA; from the coding sequence GTGCCGGTTCGCGTTGGTGTGGTGAGCTTTCCAGGCAGTCTGGACGACCGTGATGCCGCGCGGGCGGTGCGCATCGCCGGGGCCGAGTCGGTGTCGCTGTGGCACGCCGACCCGTCGCTGCACGATGTCGACGCGGTGATCCTGCCCGGCGGCTTCAGCTACGGCGACTACCTGCGCTGCGGCGCGATCGCACGCTTCTCCCCGGTGATGCAGACGGTGGTCGCCGCCGCCCGGGACGGGTTGCCGGTACTGGGCATCTGCAACGGCTTCCAGGTGCTCTGCGAGTCGCACCTGCTGCCGGGCGCGCTGATCCGCAACGACCACCGCAAGTTCGTGTGCAAGGAACAGCCGCTGCGGATCGAGAACGTGAGCACGCCGTGGACCTCGTCGTACCGCATGCGGCAGGACATCGTGGTGCCGCTCAAGAACGGTGAGGGCGGCTACATCGCCGACGAGCGCACCCTCGCCGAACTGGAGGCGAACGGGCGCGTCGTGGCACGTTACCTCGGGGGCAACCCCAACGGCAGCTATCACGACATCGCCGGGATCTGCAACGAACGCGGCAACGTGGTCGGGCTGATGCCGCACCCCGAGCACGCCGTCGAGGCGCTCACCGGCCCGGGCACCGACGGGCTGGGCTTCTTCCTCGGCGTCGCGGGCGTCCAGGAAGCTGCGTAG
- the purS gene encoding phosphoribosylformylglycinamidine synthase subunit PurS, producing MARVVVDVVLKPEILDPQGQAIVGALGRLGVHGVSDVRQGKHFELEVGDEVDDEALARIADTLLANPVIENFTIRR from the coding sequence GTGGCCCGCGTGGTCGTCGATGTGGTGCTCAAGCCGGAGATCCTGGATCCCCAGGGCCAGGCGATCGTCGGCGCGCTGGGCCGGCTCGGCGTGCACGGGGTGAGCGACGTGCGCCAGGGCAAGCACTTCGAACTCGAGGTCGGTGACGAGGTCGACGACGAGGCGCTCGCCAGGATCGCCGACACGCTGCTGGCGAATCCGGTGATCGAGAACTTCACCATCCGCCGCTGA
- a CDS encoding phosphocholine cytidylyltransferase family protein yields MRQQVVILAAGRGTRLGRPHPKPLTPMSDGRTIHTHQLDHLGTVFANPQVYVVVGFKLEMILEANPEQIFVYNEAYDETNTSKSLLRALRATNDGGVLWMNGDVVFERAVLERAVPLVERDRSFVAVNTASVGEEEVKYTLDADGWINALSKTTASALGEAVGLNYVSAADKAALIARLVEVGDQDYFERGIELAIERDALRFAALDISDLSAVEVDTPEDLEAANRSLRTGAGPGAGSTGH; encoded by the coding sequence ATGAGACAACAGGTGGTGATCCTCGCCGCCGGCCGGGGCACCAGGCTCGGCCGGCCGCACCCCAAGCCGTTGACCCCGATGAGCGACGGGCGCACCATCCACACCCACCAGCTGGACCACCTCGGCACGGTCTTCGCGAACCCCCAGGTGTACGTCGTCGTCGGCTTCAAGCTGGAGATGATCCTGGAGGCGAACCCCGAGCAGATCTTCGTCTACAACGAGGCGTATGACGAGACGAACACGTCCAAGAGCCTGCTGCGAGCGCTGCGCGCCACGAATGACGGCGGCGTGCTCTGGATGAACGGGGACGTCGTGTTCGAGCGTGCCGTGCTGGAACGGGCGGTGCCGCTGGTCGAGCGGGACCGGTCCTTCGTCGCGGTGAACACCGCCTCGGTTGGCGAGGAGGAGGTCAAGTACACCCTCGATGCCGACGGCTGGATCAACGCGCTGTCCAAGACGACGGCGTCCGCACTCGGTGAGGCCGTCGGGCTGAACTACGTGTCGGCGGCCGACAAGGCGGCGCTGATCGCCCGGTTGGTCGAGGTCGGCGACCAGGACTACTTCGAGCGCGGCATCGAGCTGGCGATCGAGCGGGACGCGCTGCGGTTCGCCGCCCTGGACATCTCCGACCTGTCCGCGGTCGAGGTGGACACGCCCGAGGACCTCGAGGCGGCGAACCGCAGCTTGCGGACGGGCGCGGGACCCGGTGCCGGATCGACCGGCCACTAG